The Chitinophaga sp. H8 genome contains a region encoding:
- a CDS encoding DUF4259 domain-containing protein, translating into MGAWGTRNFENDGSQDWIFDLMDNKDAGMVSDTLARVLNNNENLEISDCEEALAAAEVVAALAGKPSEDIPEDPLDTLDVLNIIVTSSLRQQAIATVQKIQTASEMKAQWEDQGQAEAWNGVLNNLVQRLKI; encoded by the coding sequence ATGGGAGCATGGGGCACCAGGAATTTTGAAAACGACGGATCACAGGACTGGATATTTGATCTGATGGATAATAAAGATGCCGGAATGGTATCGGATACTTTGGCACGTGTGCTGAATAATAATGAAAACCTGGAGATATCGGATTGTGAAGAAGCATTGGCAGCAGCAGAAGTGGTAGCTGCACTCGCAGGTAAGCCGAGTGAAGACATTCCCGAAGATCCGTTGGACACGCTGGATGTACTGAATATTATTGTGACTTCTTCATTACGTCAGCAGGCAATAGCTACAGTACAAAAGATCCAGACCGCTTCTGAAATGAAAGCGCAATGGGAAGACCAGGGACAGGCGGAAGCCTGGAACGGCGTGCTGAATAACCTGGTTCAGCGCCTGAAAATATAA
- a CDS encoding NupC/NupG family nucleoside CNT transporter, producing MMGRFQGIIGIALILGLAFLFSNNRKKINYRLVVSGIGLQIAIALLVFKVAPVNWFFQQLGKGMVKIEGFARQGAAFVYGGIGVVQPPTGTIGNYAVNGFVFAFNVTATIILVCALVAVLYHIGLMQRVVALIARAMNYVMRVSGAEALSNVASAFVGQVEAQVMIRPYLKGMTKSELLASMSGSLACIAGGILVVYANMGAEAGLDLAPKLITASLMAAPGALVISKILYPETEESQTMGRVKLEVKSNYTNVIDAISHGAGDGFKIAMNVIAMLIGFIAIIAFLDWGLIKIGHIFNPQFDLSLNWIFGKLFYPMAWAMGVPDADVNNVATLLGQKLSINEFVAFKNLTDKAVPIISEKGLLIVSIAICGFANFSSVGMQIGGIGEIAPERRADLARLGLKALFCGTLASYLSATIAGILI from the coding sequence ATGATGGGACGCTTTCAAGGCATTATCGGAATTGCCCTCATCCTGGGTTTGGCATTTTTGTTCTCCAATAACAGGAAAAAAATTAATTACAGGCTGGTCGTCAGTGGAATCGGGTTGCAGATAGCGATTGCCTTGTTGGTTTTTAAAGTGGCCCCGGTGAACTGGTTTTTCCAGCAGCTGGGGAAAGGGATGGTAAAGATTGAAGGGTTTGCCCGTCAGGGAGCCGCTTTTGTATATGGCGGCATTGGTGTAGTGCAACCACCTACCGGCACAATAGGCAACTATGCGGTAAATGGGTTTGTATTTGCCTTTAATGTAACCGCTACTATTATCCTCGTATGTGCATTGGTAGCCGTTTTATATCATATTGGCCTTATGCAGCGGGTAGTAGCTTTGATAGCCAGGGCCATGAACTATGTGATGCGGGTGAGTGGCGCAGAAGCCCTGAGTAATGTGGCCAGTGCTTTTGTAGGGCAGGTAGAAGCGCAGGTGATGATCCGTCCCTACCTGAAGGGCATGACCAAAAGTGAGTTACTGGCCTCTATGAGCGGCAGCCTGGCCTGTATAGCGGGCGGTATATTAGTGGTATATGCCAATATGGGTGCCGAAGCCGGATTAGACCTGGCTCCCAAGCTGATCACTGCCAGCCTGATGGCAGCGCCGGGCGCCCTGGTGATATCCAAAATCCTCTATCCCGAAACGGAAGAAAGCCAGACAATGGGCCGGGTAAAGCTGGAAGTAAAGAGTAATTATACCAATGTAATAGATGCCATTTCTCATGGCGCCGGTGATGGATTTAAAATTGCAATGAATGTGATTGCCATGCTGATAGGTTTTATTGCCATCATTGCCTTCCTGGACTGGGGCCTTATCAAGATAGGGCATATCTTCAATCCTCAGTTTGACCTCAGCCTTAACTGGATCTTCGGCAAGCTGTTTTATCCAATGGCCTGGGCCATGGGCGTACCGGATGCCGATGTCAATAATGTAGCTACCTTATTGGGGCAAAAACTCAGCATCAATGAATTTGTTGCCTTTAAGAACCTGACTGATAAAGCCGTACCTATCATTTCTGAAAAAGGACTGCTGATCGTAAGTATCGCCATCTGTGGTTTTGCCAATTTCAGCAGTGTGGGTATGCAGATAGGTGGTATCGGAGAGATTGCGCCGGAAAGACGGGCAGATCTGGCGCGGTTAGGATTAAAAGCGCTGTTTTGTGGTACGCTGGCCTCCTACTTATCAGCTACCATTGCAGGCATACTGATATAA
- a CDS encoding DUF7133 domain-containing protein: protein MRNINLMHCGWGIVLSLGMMSCQQKGQQEDKKVTDSLLMRQQIGPSPVLDAKTALQQMQVEKGMEVQLVAAEPQVMTPVAMTFDEKGRMWVVEMHGYMPDTVGTGEDIPSGKIVILEDTNGDGIPDNRKVFLDSLVLPRAICLIENGLLVAEPPKLWFVENNQDTPGKRTLVDDKYTEGGNVEHQPNGLLRGLDNWIYNAKSDKRYRKQGTKWLKEQTHFRGQWGITQDNYGRLFYNNNSENLLGDFFSPGLGSEHPQQRNVAGYDENIVPDNKVYPIRTNTGVNRGYMKGILDDSLRLANFTAACGPLVYRGHLLGEGYEGNAFVAEPSANLIKRNILTDSGYIVTGHQAYKGHEFLASKDERFRPVSLYDGPDGALYILDMYRGIIQHKTYLTPYLKAEIKARDLSDPLNCGRIYRVVPQGKTVTPVHINTQPDSLFALLDHPNGWIRDKAQQLIIDRHLVQLEPALHQRLLQTDKPLGLIHALWTLEGLQCLQYKEVAPLLRQGNPYIKAQVLTVLPGILHRGNIAAAIADLNAAVPNVFLAPYIAYMLPAVKKLDKVAAGKLEEQLIKTYANDKYVADGVINNAADQETALLKQITDWNPDTTLVIRQRLERVIKDIANRKKARMDDALTKEFPRGNLIFKTVCQTCHGADGDGIQSLAPPLNQSNWVNGDKNKLAAIVLYGLTGPVMVNGKVYKSPEINGDMPGIGNNDEFSDADIAQVISFIRNAWSNKASKVTEADIVKVRQQYKGRQKSFTAEELK from the coding sequence ATGAGGAATATAAACTTAATGCATTGTGGATGGGGGATTGTGTTGAGCCTGGGAATGATGTCATGTCAGCAAAAAGGACAGCAGGAAGATAAAAAGGTAACCGATTCTTTGTTGATGCGTCAGCAAATAGGACCGTCGCCTGTACTGGATGCTAAAACCGCGCTGCAGCAAATGCAGGTGGAAAAAGGTATGGAGGTACAACTGGTGGCTGCGGAGCCGCAGGTGATGACGCCGGTAGCCATGACATTTGACGAAAAAGGCCGTATGTGGGTGGTGGAAATGCATGGCTATATGCCGGATACCGTAGGTACGGGGGAAGATATTCCCAGTGGTAAAATAGTGATCCTCGAAGATACCAATGGGGATGGTATCCCGGACAACCGTAAGGTATTCCTCGACTCCCTGGTATTGCCCCGTGCTATCTGCCTGATAGAAAACGGGCTGCTTGTGGCAGAACCACCTAAATTATGGTTTGTAGAAAATAACCAGGATACCCCCGGCAAAAGAACGCTTGTAGATGATAAATATACCGAAGGAGGAAACGTGGAGCATCAGCCTAATGGGTTGCTCCGCGGATTGGATAACTGGATCTACAACGCCAAATCAGATAAACGTTATCGTAAGCAAGGTACTAAATGGTTGAAGGAACAAACCCATTTCCGGGGCCAGTGGGGCATTACCCAGGATAATTATGGCCGCTTGTTTTACAATAATAATTCTGAAAACCTCCTGGGCGATTTCTTTAGCCCTGGCCTGGGCAGTGAGCACCCGCAACAACGCAATGTGGCTGGTTACGACGAAAATATCGTACCTGACAATAAGGTGTACCCCATCAGGACCAACACCGGGGTAAACCGGGGTTATATGAAAGGCATCCTGGACGATAGCCTCCGCCTGGCCAACTTTACAGCAGCCTGTGGTCCGCTGGTATACCGGGGCCATCTGCTGGGCGAAGGATATGAAGGCAATGCTTTTGTGGCAGAACCTTCTGCCAACCTGATCAAACGTAATATACTCACAGATAGTGGTTATATCGTTACCGGCCATCAGGCTTACAAAGGTCACGAATTCCTGGCCAGCAAGGACGAACGTTTCCGCCCGGTAAGCCTTTATGATGGTCCGGATGGAGCATTATATATCCTCGATATGTACCGGGGCATCATTCAGCATAAAACTTATCTCACGCCTTACCTGAAAGCAGAAATAAAAGCCAGGGACCTGTCAGATCCCCTGAATTGCGGACGTATCTACCGCGTAGTACCACAGGGCAAAACTGTTACACCGGTACACATCAATACCCAGCCGGATAGCCTTTTTGCATTGCTGGACCACCCTAATGGCTGGATACGTGATAAAGCACAGCAACTGATCATTGACCGTCACCTGGTACAACTGGAACCGGCATTGCATCAACGCCTGCTGCAAACAGACAAACCGCTGGGATTGATCCATGCACTTTGGACTCTGGAAGGATTGCAGTGCCTGCAATATAAGGAAGTAGCGCCCTTGCTCCGGCAGGGTAATCCCTATATCAAAGCACAGGTATTGACCGTTTTGCCGGGAATCTTACACCGGGGTAATATTGCCGCGGCTATTGCTGATCTGAATGCAGCAGTGCCCAATGTATTCCTGGCGCCTTATATTGCGTATATGCTACCGGCAGTAAAAAAGCTGGATAAAGTGGCGGCCGGAAAGCTGGAGGAGCAGTTGATAAAAACCTACGCCAACGATAAATATGTAGCCGATGGGGTGATCAACAATGCGGCTGATCAGGAAACAGCGCTGCTGAAACAGATCACCGACTGGAACCCGGATACTACACTGGTTATCCGCCAGCGGCTGGAACGGGTGATCAAAGATATCGCCAACCGGAAAAAAGCCCGGATGGACGATGCCCTAACCAAAGAATTTCCCAGAGGTAACCTGATCTTTAAAACAGTATGCCAAACCTGCCACGGAGCAGATGGAGATGGGATACAATCGCTTGCCCCACCACTTAACCAAAGTAATTGGGTAAATGGTGATAAAAATAAGCTGGCAGCCATCGTGTTGTACGGATTAACCGGTCCGGTAATGGTAAATGGTAAAGTGTACAAATCCCCTGAAATTAACGGCGATATGCCCGGTATTGGCAATAATGATGAGTTTTCTGATGCAGATATCGCCCAGGTGATCAGCTTTATCCGCAATGCCTGGAGCAATAAGGCCAGCAAAGTAACCGAGGCAGATATTGTCAAGGTGCGTCAGCAATACAAAGGCCGGCAAAAATCATTTACTGCAGAAGAGTTGAAGTAA
- a CDS encoding DUF1016 N-terminal domain-containing protein — protein MRIAEYGSQLFDKLSKDLTKSYGKRFSRSNLLYMRKLYNSSPKRETLSHKLTWSHYSC, from the coding sequence ATTCGCATTGCTGAATATGGCAGTCAGTTATTTGACAAGCTGTCGAAAGACCTTACTAAGTCCTACGGCAAAAGATTCAGTAGATCCAATCTATTATATATGAGAAAATTATATAACAGTTCCCCAAAACGTGAGACACTGTCTCACAAATTGACATGGAGCCATTATTCTTGTTGA
- a CDS encoding helix-turn-helix domain-containing protein: MKTKNQAYITAFGQNLKKLLDAKGKTPEEVAAHSNIETKQVYRVINGEHAATLSVVYALAKGLDIQPKELFDFVFAG; this comes from the coding sequence GTGAAAACTAAAAATCAAGCTTATATAACGGCTTTCGGTCAAAACTTGAAGAAACTATTAGATGCTAAAGGAAAGACCCCGGAAGAGGTTGCAGCCCATAGTAATATTGAGACCAAGCAGGTGTATCGTGTAATTAATGGCGAACATGCAGCAACTTTATCTGTGGTATATGCGCTGGCGAAAGGGTTGGATATACAGCCTAAAGAGTTGTTTGATTTTGTGTTTGCTGGGTAG
- a CDS encoding helix-turn-helix domain-containing protein has product MKNYFFPSCIIMAKQIKNDTLLRGIATVLKELRDAKDVSQEEVYNDTNIHVGRIETANANPTVSTIAALCKYFNITLSDFYKKIEELKALD; this is encoded by the coding sequence TTGAAAAATTATTTCTTCCCATCTTGTATAATAATGGCGAAGCAAATAAAAAACGATACGCTTTTAAGAGGAATAGCTACGGTTCTTAAAGAATTAAGAGACGCTAAAGACGTTAGTCAGGAAGAAGTGTACAATGATACCAATATTCATGTTGGCCGAATAGAAACAGCTAATGCTAATCCTACTGTCAGCACAATAGCTGCACTTTGCAAATATTTCAACATTACACTTTCTGACTTTTACAAAAAGATAGAAGAGCTTAAAGCTCTTGATTAA
- a CDS encoding lipocalin-like domain-containing protein yields MKILLTLLSFCMISLVSNAQTSKELIGKWKLVKETKGGVVKTPEDTYQIFMEDGVFKGVNGDNSRKGKWKLSDDNKELTIKISIISLTFDVEYFDAKKRIISNDKTGTLEYEKVED; encoded by the coding sequence ATGAAAATCTTACTTACACTTCTTTCCTTTTGTATGATTAGTTTGGTGAGCAATGCGCAAACCTCAAAAGAGCTAATAGGGAAATGGAAACTCGTCAAAGAAACCAAAGGCGGGGTTGTAAAGACACCCGAAGATACTTATCAAATTTTTATGGAAGATGGTGTATTTAAAGGCGTTAATGGTGATAATTCGCGGAAAGGTAAATGGAAGCTCTCTGACGATAACAAGGAGCTTACCATCAAGATCAGTATCATCTCGCTGACTTTTGATGTAGAATACTTTGACGCGAAAAAAAGGATCATCTCCAACGACAAAACAGGTACCCTGGAATATGAGAAAGTGGAAGACTAA
- a CDS encoding FMN-binding glutamate synthase family protein, which yields MNHRIARWAVYLLCFLLDVTVAVWLWNGNTSGWILLPVALALTITTIYHRLQNKHTLLRNYPVLGGLRYLLEQIRPEMRQYFFESDTDGRPFNRRQRAVVYQRAKDVKQTVAFGALDNMYDPGYEWAAHTSFPVKVTPESMRVTIGNEQCAQPYDASLLNISAMSYGALSKTAIQALNGGAKLGGFAHNTGEGGVSPYHLQHGGDLIWQIGTGYFGCRDDEGNFSPEVFAATAAHPEVKMIELKLSQGAKPGKGGVLPAAKNTPEIAAIRKVKPHVSVLSPAGHNAFSNAYEMMAFIQSLRKLSGGKPVGFKLCVGRESEFEAICTAMVNTGIYPDFITVDGAEGGTGAAPLEFTDSIGMPLYDALAIVVNLLKKYDLKKQVRVLASGKIITGFDIMKVLALGGDACYSARGMMLALGCIQALQCDSGSCPVGIATQDPSLYQGVEVTDKKVRVANFHRNTIYALAELMGACGFATAEKVDPAAVYRRINRTLVLSYKDIYTPGKGLQLYQDNSINN from the coding sequence ATGAATCATCGGATTGCACGGTGGGCGGTTTATCTTTTATGTTTTTTGCTGGATGTTACGGTAGCCGTATGGCTCTGGAACGGTAACACCAGCGGTTGGATTTTATTACCTGTGGCGCTGGCGTTAACAATAACCACTATTTATCACCGGCTACAGAACAAACATACTTTATTACGCAACTACCCCGTATTGGGAGGGCTGCGATATTTACTGGAGCAGATACGGCCTGAAATGAGGCAGTATTTTTTTGAATCAGATACCGACGGACGCCCTTTTAACAGGCGCCAGCGTGCGGTAGTATACCAGCGGGCCAAAGACGTGAAACAAACCGTGGCTTTTGGTGCGCTGGACAATATGTATGATCCCGGATATGAGTGGGCGGCACATACGTCTTTCCCGGTAAAAGTAACGCCGGAATCTATGCGTGTTACCATTGGAAATGAACAATGTGCACAGCCTTATGATGCCAGCTTGCTGAATATCAGTGCCATGAGTTATGGTGCATTGAGCAAAACAGCTATCCAGGCATTAAATGGCGGGGCTAAACTGGGCGGATTTGCCCATAATACAGGAGAAGGTGGCGTAAGCCCTTATCACCTGCAGCATGGTGGCGATCTGATCTGGCAGATAGGTACGGGCTACTTCGGCTGCCGGGATGATGAAGGTAATTTTTCTCCGGAAGTATTTGCAGCTACAGCGGCACACCCGGAAGTGAAGATGATAGAACTGAAATTAAGTCAGGGCGCCAAGCCGGGGAAAGGCGGGGTATTGCCTGCTGCTAAAAATACGCCTGAAATTGCGGCTATCCGTAAGGTAAAGCCACACGTAAGTGTGTTGTCTCCTGCCGGGCACAATGCATTCAGCAATGCTTACGAGATGATGGCGTTTATTCAATCCCTGCGCAAACTGAGCGGCGGCAAGCCCGTAGGCTTTAAGCTGTGTGTAGGACGTGAAAGTGAGTTTGAAGCTATTTGTACCGCTATGGTAAATACAGGCATCTATCCTGACTTTATCACCGTAGATGGGGCAGAAGGGGGCACCGGTGCGGCACCACTGGAATTTACCGATTCTATTGGGATGCCACTGTATGATGCACTGGCTATTGTGGTCAACCTGCTTAAAAAGTACGATCTCAAAAAGCAGGTGCGTGTACTGGCTAGTGGTAAGATCATTACCGGCTTTGACATTATGAAAGTATTGGCACTGGGAGGGGATGCCTGTTATAGTGCCAGGGGAATGATGCTGGCACTGGGATGCATTCAGGCATTGCAATGTGATAGTGGCAGCTGCCCGGTAGGTATTGCTACGCAGGACCCTTCTTTATATCAGGGGGTGGAAGTAACGGATAAAAAAGTGCGGGTAGCTAATTTCCACCGCAATACCATTTATGCACTGGCAGAACTAATGGGGGCCTGTGGGTTTGCTACCGCAGAAAAAGTAGATCCGGCTGCTGTATACCGCAGGATCAACCGTACCCTGGTACTGTCCTATAAAGACATTTATACGCCTGGTAAAGGCTTGCAACTATACCAGGATAATTCAATAAACAATTAA
- a CDS encoding GreA/GreB family elongation factor, with translation MKLKKINVTAHDYEILKTLCQQTGGSSKLLEELERATIKKSISDDVVRLNSTLEFKDERTGKVREVQLVLPALADIQKSRISILSPIGTALLGYSINDVVDWEVPAGKTKLHIISVKQEQETEKAPS, from the coding sequence ATGAAACTAAAAAAGATCAATGTTACAGCCCATGATTACGAGATATTAAAAACCTTGTGTCAGCAAACCGGTGGCAGCAGCAAGCTGCTGGAAGAGCTGGAAAGGGCTACGATCAAAAAAAGTATATCCGACGACGTGGTAAGACTTAATTCCACCCTGGAATTTAAGGACGAACGTACAGGAAAAGTGCGGGAAGTACAATTGGTGCTGCCCGCACTGGCAGACATCCAGAAAAGCAGGATTTCCATCTTATCTCCGATAGGTACTGCTTTATTAGGATACAGCATTAATGATGTTGTGGATTGGGAAGTACCTGCTGGTAAAACCAAACTGCATATTATTAGTGTCAAACAGGAACAGGAAACTGAAAAAGCTCCTTCATAA
- a CDS encoding LIC11966 family surface protein produces the protein MKNLFIALFANLFLFTACNNATAPYDFNEKIVQAQTVIVRAFQDFSMKVDATDKSQLNSLEPERQKLEDTVKAELAKLNKLAPAGTSGESFKTNALAYFQGIAGLISNEYKALLRADATEAQRDATNKIIIEKNNALVDAQSRLITEQEEYSKQNNFEVK, from the coding sequence ATGAAAAACTTATTCATTGCGCTGTTTGCCAACCTGTTTTTGTTTACCGCTTGTAATAATGCCACTGCCCCATATGATTTCAACGAAAAGATTGTGCAGGCGCAAACCGTAATTGTAAGAGCTTTCCAGGATTTTAGTATGAAAGTGGATGCCACCGACAAAAGCCAGTTAAACTCACTGGAACCCGAGCGGCAGAAACTGGAAGATACTGTAAAAGCGGAGCTGGCCAAACTCAATAAGCTGGCCCCTGCCGGTACCAGCGGGGAAAGTTTCAAGACCAATGCACTCGCTTACTTCCAGGGTATTGCGGGGCTTATTTCCAACGAATACAAAGCCCTGCTGCGTGCAGATGCCACAGAAGCCCAGCGGGATGCCACTAATAAAATCATCATCGAAAAGAACAATGCGCTCGTAGACGCGCAGTCCAGGCTGATTACAGAGCAGGAAGAATATAGTAAACAGAATAATTTTGAAGTGAAATAA